In Acidobacteriota bacterium, one genomic interval encodes:
- a CDS encoding cadherin domain-containing protein — protein sequence MRANRLLPLTSRTRLVAFLCALICLSLTAQAAAQTELHIVRSTSESGTSKVEGSNLVFDVGVAGSSSPSSDLTVNLTVAEGTGEDFVAAGNEGQKTLTFSMGTSTTTFTVATVNDSTVESDGTVTVTLNSGTGYTVDSNFASASWTVTDNDVGLSSVAFHGTPAAGQDDKYKIGDTVTARATFSGAVDVTGSPTLELLLATGTTRTMTASAATNTTTVDFTYTVAAGDVSAGLSIGANKLSVPTGSTIVLTGTTSNAVVTHSAVAVDTDRKIDGVKPTFTSATVDGTTLKVTFSEALRSASSSWFTVSWTATSTKTSVGQSADASISDKVATVTLQKEVPAGVSTQLAHGSPGTGNAARDKAGNAADDFSGKPVTNLQGFTAPAFDDGDDVTFEIAENNADAASVGTVSATDGDGDTPTFSLANSGDHASFTINSSSGEIKVASGTTLNFEAKDEYTITAQVTDGEDANGNAETTATIDDTITVTIEVTNVLEPPARMAAPTVTSASPTALTVTWTPPSETGAKAITSYRVRYFQGAADPDNNSEWTNAGTTFTASTRTTDIGGLTPGKLYRVQTRARADGGSPWSPSGLFTTPLGRVRAILVSSKAPGGQNFAYKIGDTVTVALAFDSFVTLTGDLVAKLLLASGVERNATFTDTSGTARKTMLLSYTVQAGDTSSGLGFAANKVSLRTATSTIVTTGTSVAPSLAHPAVGASTSQKVDGVLPTVQSATVEQDELRVTFAEAMKTSGTKPASSIFTVSATKDGATTTINGASSAVTISGSTVTAALSSSVDHLATLTVAYAVPTANALADAAGNEAAAFSNQSATNDVGNTSPSFDDGATAAFSIAENNADQAVVGTVSATDNDGDTPTYSLASGGDNDSFTIDSGTGQIKVASGTTLDFETQDEFTITARVTDREDDDGNTQTTPTQDDTITVTVTVTNVEEPPGVPTGLSVTAASTTALNVTWVAPTSTGARAINDYDVRYFAGSADPTDPNDWIEEGETGGFNHTGTAVSAVVGSLTPDTTYRVQVRAGGDGEGAWSASGSAKTKLPKITGVAFVGSPATHQGNWYGIGNTVRARATFDYAVDVTGDPILELWLFRDHQNRDVTKNMTFDTHGDRTSTTTVDFIYTVAALDVSGGLRIDANKLSLPASVKITAAGFATKNAVITHGAVAVDTSRRIDGTGPRHNSAVVRDNKLQVTFNEDINENVTAPASSVFTVKGTNNGTAFTINGGTAAVTVNGSLVTATLASSVAATATGLTVEYAVPASNELVDKAGNAAAAFTGLSATNNTHTSPSFTAGASTEFMIAENNAAQAVVGSVSASDLDGDTMTWSLASGSDSASFTINSANGEIKVASGTTFDYETKDEYTFTAQVTDGEDSNGTAEGTPTIDDTIAVTVTVTNVEEVPGAPHGLRATPTATSVEVSWVAPTTTGGGSVTDYDLRYSTGAGPPQNDDDWIEEGEAGGHTHTGPALQSTVENLTPGTRYHFSVRAEGDGEGPWSSAVTATTTLPTVSSVELTSTPEENRSYDTGEFVRARVTFDDAVDVTVGPVLTLQLGAGETREMTFDPAGGTTGTTTVDFTYSVVEGDVSRAGIAFPENALGAGTGAIQVAGSTTSADLTHPAVAANSDHRVNWTAPPPAPPGGGGGPPPPLAEPPLAEDDPPQANGPEVTLTFDRPLDPASVPDPSDFTVTVTLAASSAASAATDPETVAAAQEGEYRVTEVSISGSTVRLTISPPIPAGASVSVQYTKGANPLRVSDGQPTPTYREVPDFEEEVTNETPSGGGEPEPTNSPPVADAGEDLEVAPGARVELDGTGSSDPDGDELTFLWTQTGGEEVTLEGADRARPSFAAPQAAGTLTFALVVNDGSADSEPDTVTVSVSRSMPVADAGEDLEVDPGALVELDGTGSSDPDGDELTFRWTQTGGDDVTLEGADTARPSFTVPQAAVALTFSLVVNDGTADSEPDEVTVLVRDLMPSFGDAEIGTKRFLANQPARPRVLPAASGGNGALTYTLEPLPAGLEFDDSSRRLHGTPTAAGRFTVTYSATDIDGDVASLEFLIRVFDNRPPTADAGEDLETDPGERVELDGTGSSDPDGDELSYAWLQTEGETVTLEQPLSARPAFTAPVQPGMLTFSLTVKDGMATSEPDEVAVRVRDLAPTFGGATVQALTLVQGRAIDPVELPEATGGNGALTYSLTSSPMGLAGLDFDLPTRTLSGTPTATGAWTFTYRVEDADNHRGDSDAALMIFRVTSAPPTAERRAVLEQTLASVGRTALNSAVDAIGARFSSTGTPRSNVTIAGRQLTGGGPGIAGRQGGGLGGYGGPGGPRGFGLGFGQGPGRGFGQGSGQGFGGPGALRTDADSLLLGSSFEWSFGGGAEEAGEGDEEAGPRLWSVWGRGDLNSFNGRPEQDSRFEGDLRTGYVGVDVQSGRWLAGVAVSRGSSESDYSFGGGDADFERGGLDTSLTTVHPYGRWKLSDTDELWTVLGLGWGDATHVTGDAADRPESSDLSMYMAAGGLRKALAAFRGVDLALRADAGLARLETDGGSRAVDGLSAGSWRMRAGVEASRSWMVTGGGVVTPFVELAGRYDGGDGATGLGVEVAGGARYGNARFQVEARGRMLALHNESGYEESGVSVSARMAPKANGEGLSMELGPRWGAPVGGAETLWQEQLPRHQGGAFGSAGGRGGHGVDAALGYGFLLPAFQGVLTPFAEAAFAGQGRRYRLGTRFIVAPIELQLELAGEQVEAAGNVPGQRRFAFNLRFRF from the coding sequence ATGCGGGCGAACCGGTTGCTCCCCCTGACATCTCGAACACGTCTTGTCGCGTTCCTCTGCGCGCTGATCTGCCTGTCGCTGACGGCGCAGGCGGCGGCGCAAACGGAACTCCACATCGTACGCTCCACCTCCGAGTCGGGAACCTCGAAGGTGGAGGGTTCGAACCTGGTCTTCGACGTGGGCGTGGCTGGTTCCAGTAGCCCTTCCTCGGACCTGACGGTCAACCTCACGGTGGCGGAGGGAACCGGCGAGGATTTCGTGGCGGCCGGGAACGAGGGCCAGAAGACGCTGACTTTCTCCATGGGCACATCCACCACGACCTTCACCGTCGCGACGGTGAACGACTCGACGGTCGAGTCGGACGGAACCGTGACGGTGACGCTGAACTCGGGCACCGGCTACACCGTGGACAGCAACTTCGCCTCGGCCTCCTGGACCGTGACGGACAACGACGTCGGTTTGAGCAGCGTCGCCTTCCACGGAACGCCGGCGGCGGGCCAGGACGACAAGTACAAGATCGGCGACACGGTGACGGCGCGGGCGACCTTCTCCGGTGCGGTCGACGTGACGGGCAGTCCGACCCTGGAATTGCTGCTCGCGACGGGCACGACGAGGACCATGACGGCGAGCGCCGCGACCAACACGACGACCGTCGACTTCACCTACACGGTGGCCGCGGGGGACGTTTCCGCCGGGCTCAGCATCGGGGCGAACAAGTTGAGCGTCCCGACGGGGTCGACGATCGTCCTGACGGGAACCACGAGCAATGCCGTGGTCACCCACTCCGCGGTGGCGGTGGACACGGACCGCAAGATCGACGGCGTCAAGCCGACGTTCACGAGCGCGACGGTGGACGGCACGACGCTGAAGGTGACCTTCAGCGAAGCGCTGCGTTCGGCGTCGAGCAGTTGGTTCACGGTGAGCTGGACGGCGACTTCCACCAAGACGAGCGTTGGGCAGTCGGCGGACGCGTCGATCAGCGACAAGGTGGCGACGGTGACTTTGCAGAAAGAGGTTCCCGCCGGCGTGTCAACGCAGTTGGCCCACGGAAGCCCTGGCACCGGCAACGCCGCCAGGGACAAGGCTGGTAATGCCGCCGACGACTTCAGCGGCAAACCGGTGACCAACCTGCAGGGGTTCACCGCGCCGGCCTTCGACGACGGCGACGACGTGACGTTCGAGATCGCGGAGAACAACGCCGACGCGGCGTCCGTCGGCACGGTGTCGGCGACGGACGGCGACGGCGACACGCCGACGTTCTCGCTGGCGAACAGCGGCGACCACGCCTCGTTCACGATCAACTCCTCCAGCGGCGAGATCAAGGTGGCCTCCGGGACGACGCTCAACTTCGAGGCGAAGGACGAGTACACGATCACGGCGCAGGTGACCGACGGCGAGGACGCCAACGGCAACGCGGAGACGACGGCGACGATCGACGACACGATCACGGTGACGATCGAGGTCACGAACGTGCTGGAGCCGCCGGCCCGGATGGCCGCGCCGACGGTGACTTCGGCATCGCCGACGGCGCTCACCGTGACCTGGACGCCGCCGTCGGAGACGGGGGCCAAGGCGATCACGAGCTACCGCGTGCGCTACTTCCAGGGGGCCGCGGACCCGGACAACAACAGCGAATGGACCAACGCCGGCACGACGTTCACGGCGTCGACGAGGACCACGGACATCGGCGGCCTGACGCCGGGCAAGCTGTACCGCGTCCAGACCCGCGCGCGGGCCGACGGCGGGAGCCCCTGGTCGCCCTCCGGCCTCTTTACGACACCGCTGGGGAGGGTGAGAGCGATCCTGGTGTCGTCAAAGGCGCCGGGAGGGCAGAACTTCGCCTACAAGATCGGCGACACGGTGACTGTAGCGTTGGCGTTCGATTCCTTCGTGACGCTGACGGGCGACCTGGTCGCGAAGCTGCTGCTGGCGTCGGGCGTCGAGAGGAACGCCACGTTCACCGACACCTCCGGCACTGCGCGGAAAACGATGCTGCTCAGCTATACGGTGCAGGCGGGAGACACCTCGTCGGGGCTCGGTTTCGCGGCGAACAAGGTGTCCCTGAGGACGGCGACGTCGACGATCGTCACCACGGGAACCTCGGTGGCGCCGAGCTTGGCCCACCCGGCGGTCGGCGCGAGCACGAGCCAGAAGGTGGACGGCGTGCTGCCGACGGTCCAGAGCGCGACGGTCGAGCAGGACGAGCTCAGGGTGACCTTCGCCGAGGCGATGAAGACGTCGGGCACCAAGCCGGCGAGCAGCATCTTCACGGTCTCGGCGACCAAGGACGGGGCCACCACGACGATCAACGGCGCGTCGTCGGCGGTGACGATCAGCGGTTCGACCGTGACGGCGGCGCTCTCTTCCTCGGTGGACCACCTCGCGACGCTGACGGTTGCCTATGCCGTGCCGACGGCGAACGCGCTGGCGGACGCGGCGGGCAACGAGGCGGCGGCGTTTTCGAACCAGTCCGCGACGAACGACGTCGGGAACACGTCGCCGTCCTTCGACGACGGCGCCACCGCGGCCTTCTCGATCGCGGAGAACAACGCCGACCAGGCGGTCGTGGGCACGGTGTCGGCGACGGACAACGACGGCGACACGCCGACGTACTCGCTGGCGAGCGGCGGCGACAACGACTCGTTCACGATCGACTCCGGCACCGGCCAGATCAAGGTGGCGTCCGGGACGACGCTGGACTTCGAGACGCAGGACGAGTTCACGATCACGGCGCGGGTGACCGACCGCGAGGACGACGACGGCAACACGCAGACGACGCCGACGCAGGACGACACGATCACGGTGACGGTCACCGTGACCAACGTGGAGGAGCCGCCGGGGGTGCCGACGGGCCTGTCGGTGACCGCCGCTTCCACGACGGCCCTGAATGTGACATGGGTCGCGCCGACTTCGACGGGCGCCAGGGCGATCAACGACTACGACGTGCGCTACTTCGCGGGGAGCGCCGATCCCACCGATCCGAACGACTGGATCGAGGAGGGGGAGACCGGCGGCTTCAACCACACGGGCACCGCGGTCAGTGCGGTCGTTGGGAGCCTGACGCCCGACACGACGTACCGGGTGCAGGTACGGGCCGGGGGCGACGGCGAGGGCGCCTGGTCGGCGTCCGGCTCCGCGAAGACGAAGCTGCCGAAGATCACCGGCGTCGCCTTCGTGGGAAGTCCGGCAACGCATCAGGGCAACTGGTACGGGATCGGCAACACGGTGCGGGCGCGGGCGACCTTCGACTACGCGGTGGACGTGACCGGAGATCCGATACTGGAGTTGTGGCTGTTCAGGGACCACCAGAACAGGGACGTCACGAAGAACATGACGTTCGACACGCACGGGGACAGGACGAGCACGACGACGGTGGACTTCATCTACACGGTAGCGGCCCTGGACGTCTCGGGCGGACTCCGCATCGATGCGAACAAGCTGAGCCTCCCGGCGTCGGTGAAGATCACGGCGGCCGGCTTCGCGACGAAGAATGCCGTCATCACCCACGGTGCGGTCGCCGTGGACACGAGCCGCAGGATCGACGGCACCGGGCCGCGACACAACAGCGCGGTCGTCAGGGACAACAAGTTGCAGGTGACCTTCAACGAGGACATCAACGAGAACGTGACGGCGCCGGCGAGCAGCGTGTTCACGGTGAAGGGAACGAACAATGGCACCGCGTTCACGATCAACGGCGGCACCGCGGCGGTGACCGTCAACGGAAGCCTGGTGACGGCGACGCTTGCTTCCTCGGTGGCCGCGACCGCGACCGGGCTGACGGTGGAGTATGCCGTGCCGGCGAGCAACGAGCTGGTGGACAAGGCGGGCAACGCGGCGGCCGCCTTCACGGGCCTGTCAGCGACGAACAACACGCATACCTCGCCAAGCTTCACCGCCGGCGCATCGACCGAGTTCATGATCGCGGAAAACAACGCGGCCCAGGCTGTCGTGGGCTCGGTGTCGGCGTCGGACCTGGACGGGGACACGATGACCTGGTCGCTCGCGAGCGGCAGCGACAGCGCCTCGTTCACGATCAACTCCGCCAACGGCGAGATCAAGGTGGCGTCCGGAACGACGTTCGACTACGAGACGAAGGACGAGTACACGTTCACGGCCCAGGTGACCGACGGCGAGGACTCGAACGGTACGGCGGAGGGGACGCCGACGATCGACGACACGATCGCGGTGACGGTCACGGTGACGAACGTCGAGGAAGTGCCTGGCGCGCCGCACGGGCTGAGGGCGACTCCCACCGCGACGAGCGTCGAGGTGAGCTGGGTCGCGCCCACGACCACGGGGGGCGGGTCGGTGACCGACTACGACCTGCGTTACTCGACGGGGGCCGGGCCGCCGCAGAACGACGACGACTGGATCGAGGAAGGGGAGGCCGGCGGCCACACGCACACGGGCCCGGCGCTCCAGTCGACGGTCGAGAACCTGACGCCGGGCACGAGGTACCACTTCTCGGTGCGGGCGGAGGGCGACGGCGAGGGTCCATGGTCGTCGGCGGTCACCGCGACGACGACGCTGCCGACGGTGAGCAGCGTCGAGTTGACGAGTACGCCGGAGGAGAACCGCAGCTACGACACGGGCGAGTTCGTGCGCGCGCGGGTGACGTTCGACGACGCGGTGGACGTGACGGTCGGTCCGGTGTTGACGCTGCAGCTCGGCGCCGGCGAGACGAGGGAGATGACGTTCGACCCGGCGGGAGGAACGACCGGCACGACGACCGTCGACTTCACCTACTCGGTCGTGGAGGGAGACGTCTCGAGGGCGGGAATCGCCTTCCCCGAGAACGCGCTGGGCGCGGGTACGGGGGCGATCCAGGTGGCCGGATCGACGACGTCCGCCGACCTGACGCACCCGGCGGTGGCCGCGAACTCGGACCACCGGGTGAACTGGACGGCGCCGCCGCCGGCCCCGCCGGGAGGGGGAGGCGGTCCTCCGCCGCCGCTTGCCGAGCCGCCGCTGGCGGAGGACGATCCGCCGCAGGCGAACGGCCCGGAGGTGACCCTGACCTTCGACCGGCCCCTGGACCCGGCATCCGTGCCCGATCCATCGGACTTCACGGTCACGGTGACGCTCGCGGCGTCCTCGGCCGCCTCGGCGGCGACGGACCCCGAGACGGTCGCGGCCGCGCAGGAAGGGGAGTACCGGGTGACCGAAGTGTCGATCAGCGGTTCGACGGTTCGGCTCACGATCTCGCCGCCGATCCCGGCGGGCGCCAGCGTCAGCGTGCAGTACACGAAGGGCGCCAACCCGCTGCGGGTCTCGGACGGACAGCCGACGCCGACCTACCGGGAGGTGCCGGACTTCGAGGAGGAAGTGACCAACGAGACGCCGTCCGGCGGCGGCGAACCCGAGCCCACGAACAGTCCGCCGGTCGCCGACGCCGGTGAGGATCTGGAGGTCGCTCCGGGGGCCCGCGTCGAGCTGGACGGCACGGGGAGTTCGGACCCGGACGGCGACGAACTGACGTTCCTGTGGACGCAGACGGGCGGCGAGGAAGTCACGCTCGAGGGCGCGGACAGGGCGCGTCCTTCGTTTGCCGCGCCGCAGGCAGCCGGCACGCTGACGTTCGCCCTGGTCGTCAACGACGGAAGCGCCGACAGTGAACCGGACACCGTGACGGTATCGGTGAGCAGATCGATGCCGGTCGCCGACGCCGGGGAGGACCTGGAGGTCGATCCGGGCGCGCTCGTCGAGCTGGACGGCACGGGGAGTTCGGACCCGGACGGCGACGAGCTGACGTTCCGGTGGACGCAGACGGGCGGCGACGACGTGACGCTCGAGGGCGCGGACACGGCGCGGCCTTCGTTCACGGTGCCTCAGGCCGCGGTCGCGCTGACGTTCTCGCTCGTCGTGAACGACGGAACGGCCGACAGCGAACCGGACGAGGTGACGGTGTTGGTGCGGGACCTGATGCCGAGCTTCGGCGACGCCGAGATCGGCACCAAGCGGTTCCTTGCGAATCAGCCGGCCAGGCCGCGGGTTCTGCCGGCGGCGAGCGGCGGCAACGGCGCGCTGACCTACACGCTCGAGCCGCTGCCCGCCGGGCTGGAGTTCGACGATTCCTCGCGGCGCCTTCACGGCACGCCGACAGCCGCGGGCCGCTTCACGGTGACCTACAGCGCGACGGACATCGACGGCGATGTCGCGAGTCTCGAGTTCCTGATCCGCGTCTTCGACAACCGGCCACCCACGGCCGACGCCGGCGAGGACCTGGAGACCGACCCGGGCGAGCGCGTCGAGCTGGACGGCACGGGGAGTTCGGACCCTGACGGCGACGAGCTGAGCTACGCCTGGCTTCAGACCGAGGGCGAGACGGTCACGCTCGAGCAGCCGTTGTCGGCGCGGCCGGCGTTCACGGCGCCGGTGCAGCCGGGGATGTTGACCTTCTCGCTCACGGTCAAGGACGGCATGGCGACCAGTGAGCCGGACGAGGTCGCCGTACGCGTTCGCGACCTGGCGCCGACCTTCGGCGGCGCCACGGTTCAGGCGTTGACGCTGGTCCAGGGTCGTGCGATCGACCCGGTCGAGTTGCCGGAGGCGACCGGAGGCAACGGCGCGCTGACCTACAGCCTGACGTCGTCGCCGATGGGCCTTGCCGGTCTCGACTTCGACCTTCCGACCCGGACGTTGTCGGGCACGCCAACGGCGACGGGCGCCTGGACGTTCACGTACCGGGTCGAGGACGCCGACAATCACCGCGGCGACAGCGACGCGGCGCTGATGATCTTCCGGGTCACCTCGGCGCCGCCGACGGCGGAGCGCAGGGCGGTGCTGGAACAGACGCTGGCTTCCGTCGGCAGGACGGCGCTGAACAGCGCCGTCGACGCGATCGGCGCCCGCTTCTCGTCCACCGGGACACCGCGGTCGAACGTGACGATCGCCGGCCGGCAGTTGACCGGCGGCGGTCCGGGCATCGCCGGACGCCAGGGCGGCGGCCTGGGCGGCTACGGCGGCCCGGGCGGACCCCGGGGCTTCGGCCTCGGCTTCGGGCAAGGTCCGGGCCGTGGCTTCGGCCAGGGTTCCGGCCAGGGCTTCGGCGGCCCGGGTGCGCTGCGAACCGACGCCGACAGCCTGCTGCTCGGCAGTTCGTTCGAGTGGTCGTTCGGCGGCGGCGCCGAAGAGGCGGGCGAGGGCGACGAAGAGGCCGGACCGCGGCTCTGGTCGGTCTGGGGCCGCGGCGACCTGAACTCGTTCAACGGCCGTCCCGAGCAGGACTCCCGTTTCGAGGGCGATCTCCGCACCGGCTACGTCGGCGTCGACGTCCAGTCCGGCAGGTGGCTGGCGGGCGTCGCCGTGTCCAGGGGCTCCAGCGAGAGCGACTACAGCTTCGGCGGCGGCGACGCCGACTTCGAGCGCGGCGGCCTCGACACCTCGCTCACCACGGTCCATCCCTACGGTCGCTGGAAGCTCTCCGACACGGACGAGCTCTGGACCGTGCTGGGCCTCGGCTGGGGCGACGCGACGCACGTCACTGGAGACGCCGCGGACCGGCCCGAGAGCAGCGATCTCTCGATGTACATGGCCGCCGGCGGCCTGCGCAAGGCACTGGCCGCATTCCGCGGCGTCGATCTGGCGCTGCGGGCCGACGCCGGCCTCGCCCGGCTGGAGACGGACGGCGGTTCCCGGGCGGTTGACGGCCTGAGCGCCGGGAGCTGGCGCATGCGCGCGGGGGTCGAGGCGTCGCGGAGCTGGATGGTGACGGGGGGCGGCGTGGTGACTCCCTTCGTCGAACTCGCCGGCCGCTATGACGGCGGCGACGGCGCGACGGGACTGGGCGTCGAGGTGGCCGGCGGCGCGCGCTACGGCAATGCCCGCTTCCAGGTCGAGGCCCGCGGCCGCATGCTGGCCCTGCACAACGAGAGCGGCTACGAGGAAAGCGGCGTGAGCGTCAGCGCCCGGATGGCGCCGAAGGCGAACGGCGAGGGCCTGTCGATGGAGCTCGGGCCGCGCTGGGGCGCTCCGGTCGGCGGCGCCGAAACCCTCTGGCAGGAGCAGTTGCCGCGGCACCAGGGCGGCGCCTTCGGCTCCGCCGGCGGACGTGGCGGCCACGGGGTCGACGCGGCTCTCGGCTACGGCTTCCTCTTGCCGGCGTTCCAGGGCGTACTGACGCCCTTCGCCGAGGCCGCCTTCGCGGGCCAGGGAAGACGGTACCGCCTTGGCACCCGCTTCATCGTCGCGCCCATCGAACTCCAACTCGAACTCGCCGGCGAGCAGGTGGAGGCGGCCGGGAACGTGCCGGGTCAACGCCGGTTCGCGTTCAACCTGCGCTTCCGCTTCTGA